In Verrucomicrobiia bacterium, a single genomic region encodes these proteins:
- a CDS encoding CzcE family metal-binding protein, producing NPIRIPFCAIVALSACTHFNNEPAVSFLGDPAPDTAATQIIEIRPDTKWVNVTGGEIVKFVVGGKSFAWAFNVGTGVSHFDLSRVAPPGVLNRPVFVYLAPDPRYIGGGDDGDRGTGS from the coding sequence TGAATCCAATCCGAATTCCTTTCTGCGCCATTGTGGCCCTGTCCGCATGCACGCACTTCAACAACGAGCCTGCCGTCAGCTTTCTCGGCGATCCCGCTCCGGACACAGCGGCAACCCAGATAATCGAAATCCGTCCCGACACGAAATGGGTCAACGTGACGGGCGGTGAGATCGTGAAGTTTGTCGTCGGCGGCAAGTCCTTTGCCTGGGCCTTCAATGTGGGCACCGGTGTCAGCCATTTCGATCTCAGCCGTGTCGCGCCCCCCGGTGTGCTTAACCGCCCGGTATTCGTCTATCTGGCGCCCGACCCGCGTTATATCGGCGGCGGGGATGACGGCGATCGCGGAACGGGTTCATGA